One genomic region from Arthrobacter sp. FB24 encodes:
- a CDS encoding AMP-dependent synthetase/ligase yields MREFSVPPLVNVPPETNITDLVLRQAAKASNPSLFSRLDAAGQWQDISATDFLADVRILAKGLMASGVAAGDRVGIMSRTRYEWALVDFAIWFAGGISVPIYETSSPSQVAWNLGDSGAVAAFGESAHHEDIIRQAATSEGLSSLAHVWQLEGAGLDELRAAGTTVSDEELEARRSLASLADVATIIYTSGTTGRPKGCELTHGNFVELSENALATSLSGIVHEQARTIMFLPLAHVFARFISVLAVAAGVTVAHTPDIKHLLPDLQSYKPTFILAVPRVFEKVYNSALTKAEDSGKGAIFHKAADTAIAYSRARQAGSIGFGLKLRHALFDKLVYSKLRAAMGGQVAHAVSGGGPLGERLGHFFQGIGMQILEGYGLTETTAPITVNTPSLIRIGTVGAPLPGNAVKIADDGEILAKGVCVMRGYYKRDDLAADTFVDGWFRTGDIGQMDADGFLTITGRKKEIIVTASGKNVVPALLEDQIRADALVSQVLVVGDNMPFIGALVTLDEEALPGWLQRHGLPAGTTVAEAAGHPVVKAAVQDLITRANQSVSQAEAIKSFRIVPSDFTEASGHLTPSMKVKRAQVMKDFDAVIADMYATPRPARTEPSGQH; encoded by the coding sequence GGCCTCATGGCCAGCGGAGTGGCAGCAGGCGATCGCGTCGGCATCATGTCCCGCACCCGCTACGAGTGGGCGCTGGTCGACTTTGCGATCTGGTTTGCCGGTGGCATCTCCGTTCCCATCTACGAAACCTCCTCCCCCAGCCAGGTCGCCTGGAACCTGGGCGACTCGGGTGCCGTCGCGGCCTTCGGCGAGTCGGCGCACCACGAGGACATCATCCGGCAGGCCGCAACCTCGGAAGGGCTTTCATCCCTGGCCCACGTCTGGCAGCTTGAGGGCGCCGGGCTGGACGAGCTCCGCGCGGCCGGCACCACCGTCAGCGACGAGGAGCTCGAAGCCCGCAGGAGCCTGGCTTCGCTGGCCGACGTCGCGACGATCATCTACACCTCCGGCACCACCGGACGGCCCAAGGGCTGCGAGCTGACGCACGGGAACTTCGTGGAGTTGTCCGAGAATGCACTGGCCACCTCGCTCTCAGGCATCGTCCACGAGCAGGCACGAACCATCATGTTCCTGCCACTCGCACACGTTTTCGCCCGGTTCATCTCGGTCCTGGCCGTGGCTGCCGGCGTCACTGTGGCGCACACCCCGGACATCAAGCACCTCCTGCCGGACCTGCAAAGCTACAAGCCCACGTTCATCCTCGCCGTCCCGCGCGTATTCGAAAAGGTCTATAACTCCGCGCTGACCAAGGCCGAGGACAGCGGCAAGGGCGCCATCTTCCACAAGGCAGCCGACACCGCCATCGCCTACTCGCGGGCCCGGCAGGCCGGTTCCATCGGCTTCGGCCTCAAACTCCGCCACGCGCTGTTCGACAAGCTTGTCTATAGCAAGCTCCGCGCGGCCATGGGCGGCCAGGTGGCACACGCAGTGTCCGGCGGCGGTCCGCTGGGTGAACGCCTGGGGCACTTCTTCCAGGGCATCGGCATGCAGATCCTTGAAGGCTACGGCCTGACCGAAACCACCGCGCCGATCACGGTCAACACTCCCTCGCTCATCAGGATCGGGACGGTGGGCGCTCCCCTGCCGGGGAATGCGGTGAAAATAGCCGACGACGGCGAGATCCTCGCCAAGGGCGTCTGCGTGATGCGCGGCTACTACAAGCGCGACGACCTCGCAGCCGACACGTTCGTGGACGGCTGGTTCCGCACGGGCGACATCGGACAAATGGACGCCGACGGCTTCCTGACCATCACAGGCCGCAAGAAGGAAATCATCGTGACGGCCAGCGGCAAGAACGTGGTGCCTGCCCTGCTGGAAGACCAGATCCGGGCCGACGCCCTCGTCTCCCAGGTGCTGGTTGTGGGCGACAACATGCCGTTCATCGGAGCCTTGGTGACACTCGATGAGGAAGCCCTGCCGGGATGGCTGCAGCGTCACGGACTTCCGGCCGGCACCACGGTCGCGGAAGCGGCAGGCCATCCGGTGGTCAAGGCTGCCGTCCAGGACCTCATCACCCGCGCCAACCAGTCAGTGTCCCAGGCGGAAGCCATTAAATCGTTCCGGATCGTACCGTCTGATTTCACCGAGGCATCCGGCCATCTCACCCCCTCCATGAAGGTCAAGCGGGCCCAGGTGATGAAGGACTTCGACGCCGTCATCGCGGACATGTACGCTACACCGCGGCCGGCCCGTACGGAGCCGTCCGGACAGCACTAG